One window from the genome of Pseudanabaena yagii GIHE-NHR1 encodes:
- the prmC gene encoding peptide chain release factor N(5)-glutamine methyltransferase yields the protein MNFWEWYDRQISAAKKHDVPIYELDWLVLRLTCLDKLDLRLRSPNIAQKITPELLTKLDQLWQKRLSDRLPVQYLAGSVTWRDLELQVTPAVLIPRPETELIIDIIAEHCQDAIYQNGIWVDLGTGSGAIAIALAQHFPKAQIHAVDFSESALEIAKINANANINNQINNQIIQFHHGSWFEPLAKLDLQNQLVGIVSNPPYIPSNEVLNLQPEVTNHEPHSALDGGKDGLDDIRELVNTAPAYLIAGGFWMIEMMQGQAETVRSLLQTNGKYKNIQIHRDYSGIERFISAQIN from the coding sequence ATGAATTTCTGGGAATGGTACGATCGCCAAATTAGTGCGGCAAAGAAGCATGACGTACCCATATATGAATTAGATTGGTTAGTCTTACGTTTGACTTGTTTAGATAAATTAGACCTGAGATTGCGATCGCCAAATATCGCTCAGAAAATTACGCCTGAATTATTAACTAAGCTGGATCAACTCTGGCAAAAAAGATTAAGCGATCGCCTACCTGTGCAGTATTTAGCAGGCTCAGTCACATGGCGTGATTTAGAATTACAAGTTACTCCCGCCGTTTTAATCCCCCGTCCTGAAACGGAATTAATCATTGATATTATTGCCGAGCATTGCCAAGATGCGATTTATCAAAATGGGATCTGGGTGGATTTAGGAACTGGTAGTGGCGCGATCGCGATCGCCTTAGCTCAGCATTTCCCAAAAGCACAAATTCATGCGGTTGATTTTAGTGAATCTGCTTTAGAAATTGCCAAAATTAATGCCAATGCCAATATAAATAACCAGATAAATAACCAGATAATTCAATTTCATCATGGTAGTTGGTTTGAGCCATTAGCGAAATTAGATCTCCAAAACCAATTAGTAGGAATTGTTTCTAATCCTCCCTACATTCCTAGTAATGAAGTTTTAAATTTACAGCCAGAAGTGACCAATCATGAGCCACACTCAGCCCTTGATGGTGGCAAAGATGGACTTGATGACATTCGGGAATTAGTAAATACTGCACCAGCATATTTGATTGCTGGTGGATTTTGGATGATTGAGATGATGCAAGGTCAAGCGGAAACTGTGCGATCGCTTTTACAAACAAATGGCAAATATAAAAACATTCAAATCCATCGAGATTACTCAGGTATTGAAAGATTTATATCGGCTCAGATTAATTAG
- the serA gene encoding phosphoglycerate dehydrogenase: MPKVLVSDPIDQVGIDILSQVATVDVKTTLSPEELIQVLPEYDAIMIRSGTKLTKDAIEAGKNLKIIGRAGVGVDNVDVPTATRMGIVVVNSPEGNTIAAAEHTLAMMMSLSRFIPAANASLKGGKWDRKSFTGVEVYKKTLGILGLGKIGSHVATVAKSLGMRILAYDPFLTTERAEKLGVHLVELEILLREADYITLHLPKTKDTAHLINAERIGIMKDGVRIINCARGGIIDEVAVAEAIKSGKIAGIALDVFENEPLEADSGLRELGANVILTPHLGASTEEAQTNVAVDVAEQIRDVLLGLPARSAVNIPGLRPDVWQKLKPYLQLAEMLGNLVGQLAGGRVDNLDVKLQGEIANSESQPIVVAALKGLLSPALRERVNFVNASIEAKERGIRVTETRDPSVEDYSGSIHLTAHGSQGQQSVTGALLGKSEIRITSINEFPINVAPTHYMLLTLHRDMPGIIGRIGTLLGNFNVNIASMQVGRRMVRGEAVMVLSIDDPLPSGLLDEIVHIQGVTDAFVVKL, encoded by the coding sequence ATGCCCAAAGTTCTCGTTTCTGACCCCATCGATCAAGTTGGTATCGATATTCTTTCTCAAGTTGCCACCGTTGACGTAAAAACTACTCTCAGCCCTGAGGAACTAATCCAAGTTCTTCCAGAATATGATGCGATTATGATTCGCTCTGGTACAAAACTCACCAAGGATGCGATCGAAGCTGGCAAAAACCTCAAAATTATTGGTCGCGCTGGTGTTGGGGTCGATAACGTAGACGTTCCCACCGCTACTCGCATGGGTATTGTGGTTGTTAACTCGCCCGAAGGCAACACGATCGCTGCTGCTGAGCATACCTTAGCAATGATGATGTCTCTATCGCGGTTTATTCCTGCGGCTAACGCATCACTCAAGGGTGGCAAGTGGGATCGCAAGAGCTTTACTGGGGTTGAAGTTTATAAGAAAACCCTTGGTATTCTTGGCTTAGGTAAAATTGGTTCCCATGTGGCTACAGTCGCCAAATCCTTGGGAATGCGAATTCTTGCATATGATCCATTCTTAACAACGGAACGTGCAGAAAAACTAGGCGTACATCTTGTAGAACTCGAAATTTTGTTACGTGAAGCTGATTACATTACGCTGCACTTGCCTAAAACTAAAGATACAGCTCATTTGATCAATGCTGAGCGCATTGGCATCATGAAAGATGGTGTCAGAATCATCAACTGTGCTAGAGGTGGGATCATTGATGAAGTTGCCGTTGCCGAAGCCATCAAGAGCGGCAAAATTGCAGGGATCGCCCTTGATGTATTTGAAAATGAACCCCTAGAAGCTGATTCTGGTTTGCGTGAACTCGGAGCAAATGTCATCTTGACTCCTCACCTCGGTGCATCTACAGAAGAAGCGCAAACCAACGTTGCTGTTGATGTTGCCGAACAAATTCGTGATGTATTGCTGGGTCTACCTGCGCGATCGGCAGTAAATATTCCTGGCCTTCGTCCCGATGTATGGCAAAAACTCAAGCCTTACCTCCAACTTGCCGAAATGTTGGGCAACTTGGTTGGTCAATTGGCAGGTGGTCGGGTGGATAACCTAGATGTCAAACTTCAAGGTGAAATCGCTAACAGTGAAAGTCAACCCATCGTTGTAGCAGCTCTCAAGGGCTTGCTATCTCCTGCATTGCGTGAGCGCGTTAACTTTGTCAACGCCAGCATTGAAGCTAAGGAGCGTGGTATCCGCGTCACTGAAACCCGTGATCCTTCGGTTGAAGATTACAGTGGCTCAATCCATTTGACTGCCCATGGTAGCCAAGGTCAACAGTCGGTAACAGGAGCATTGCTCGGTAAGTCGGAAATCCGTATCACCAGCATTAATGAATTCCCGATTAACGTTGCACCTACCCACTATATGTTGCTGACCCTCCACCGCGATATGCCTGGTATCATCGGTCGCATTGGTACATTACTTGGCAACTTTAATGTCAATATTGCCAGTATGCAGGTGGGTCGTCGTATGGTACGAGGTGAGGCTGTAATGGTTCTCAGCATTGATGATCCATTGCCTAGTGGTCTACTTGATGAAATCGTGCATATTCAAGGCGTAACCGATGCCTTTGTCGTCAAACTATAA
- a CDS encoding sulfite exporter TauE/SafE family protein has protein sequence MMIEQYLLIFVAALLAGGLNGIAGGGSFILFPALMFAGIPPIPANATNSIALLPGTLASAGAYRHEFTQDKRSLIQICILGAIGGLVGAILLLKTPPTVFLRILPYLLLIATLAFAYSKNLTSWVESKQSQFANLKLLRSVSITLLQLIVAIYGGFFGGGMGILFLASFALMGMTNINRMNAYKVMLTSCINAITVIPFVIAGAILWQQGFIAAIGASIGGYISAYYAQKIAPILVRRFVIGVGTAMTIYFFVKSWIV, from the coding sequence ATGATGATTGAGCAGTACTTACTAATTTTTGTGGCAGCTTTGTTAGCTGGTGGGCTAAATGGAATTGCTGGGGGAGGAAGTTTTATTTTATTTCCCGCATTGATGTTTGCAGGCATACCCCCTATTCCTGCAAATGCGACTAACTCGATCGCCCTTTTACCAGGGACATTAGCCAGTGCAGGAGCCTATCGCCATGAATTCACTCAAGACAAGCGATCGCTGATTCAGATATGTATTTTGGGTGCGATCGGGGGATTGGTAGGTGCAATTTTGCTCTTAAAGACACCACCGACAGTTTTTTTGCGGATTTTGCCTTACTTATTACTGATTGCTACTCTTGCCTTTGCCTACAGTAAAAATTTGACCAGTTGGGTTGAAAGCAAACAGTCCCAATTTGCAAATCTCAAATTATTAAGATCTGTCTCAATCACACTGTTGCAGTTAATCGTTGCTATATACGGTGGCTTTTTTGGCGGTGGCATGGGAATTTTATTTCTTGCCTCCTTTGCCTTGATGGGAATGACCAATATCAATCGCATGAATGCCTATAAGGTGATGCTGACTAGTTGTATTAATGCAATCACGGTGATCCCCTTTGTAATTGCAGGAGCAATTCTCTGGCAACAGGGTTTTATTGCAGCGATCGGGGCTTCGATTGGTGGTTATATCAGTGCCTACTATGCTCAAAAAATTGCCCCGATTTTGGTACGGCGCTTTGTCATTGGCGTTGGCACTGCGATGACAATCTACTTTTTTGTTAAAAGCTGGATCGTATAG
- a CDS encoding alpha/beta fold hydrolase encodes MSSVIIQGAKHSYSLTPPPQSGDDASFPIVFLHGWMLSKNYWQPLINQLQSSFQCLSYDLRGFGNSEIGDRDDYSLVSYAKDLEALLDHLEIKQVWLVGHSLGGAISLWAAKLLSDRILGVVCLNAGGGIYIKEEFEKFRTAGKIILKLRPQWLQNLPLVHAQFAKDSVQNPLDIYWGKQRAIDFVSAKYEAARGTLLDSTSEEEVHKLPQIVSQLRQPVYFVAGADDTIMEPKYVRHLASFHPSFNGYGENVFELPNCGHMAMLEQTNLLHNVLLGLLVEPVASCI; translated from the coding sequence ATGTCTAGTGTCATCATCCAAGGAGCAAAACACAGCTATAGTCTTACCCCCCCTCCACAATCAGGAGACGACGCATCTTTTCCCATCGTATTTTTGCATGGTTGGATGCTGAGCAAAAACTATTGGCAGCCCTTGATTAATCAGTTGCAGTCAAGTTTTCAGTGTTTGTCTTACGATTTACGCGGTTTTGGTAACTCAGAAATTGGCGATCGCGATGATTATTCACTCGTAAGCTATGCCAAAGATTTAGAAGCATTACTCGATCATTTAGAGATTAAACAAGTTTGGCTAGTGGGACATTCTCTGGGTGGAGCGATCTCGCTTTGGGCAGCCAAATTACTTAGCGATCGGATTTTAGGCGTGGTATGTCTTAACGCAGGTGGAGGCATTTATATCAAAGAAGAATTTGAGAAGTTTCGTACCGCAGGCAAAATCATCCTCAAGCTCCGCCCCCAATGGTTACAGAACCTCCCCTTGGTTCATGCTCAATTTGCTAAGGATAGTGTGCAAAATCCCTTAGATATTTATTGGGGAAAACAAAGAGCGATCGATTTTGTATCGGCAAAATATGAGGCGGCAAGAGGAACATTACTCGACTCCACTAGCGAGGAAGAGGTTCATAAATTGCCTCAAATCGTTTCGCAGCTAAGGCAACCTGTCTATTTTGTGGCTGGTGCAGATGACACAATTATGGAACCTAAATATGTGAGGCATCTTGCCAGTTTTCATCCTTCCTTTAACGGATATGGAGAGAATGTTTTTGAACTTCCTAATTGCGGGCATATGGCAATGCTGGAGCAGACTAACCTTTTACATAATGTCTTATTAGGATTGTTGGTAGAGCCTGTAGCGTCTTGTATCTAA
- a CDS encoding IS5 family transposase, producing the protein MTQKHEIRNWTEYNAGLKQRGSLTFWMSEEVIEGWLNQTLSGKRGASKDYSDIAIATFITVKAVYQQAGRQTQGLLESIFALMGIDLPVPDHSTVSRRTASLSVTLPVIPKQGAVHVVVDSTGIKVYGEGEWKTRQHGISKRRTWRKLHLGADESTGEILAAVVTTNDCHDGEVLADILDAIDAEIAQVSADGAYDHRHCYDEIAQHGAKAVIPPRKDAKIWQHGNTNAPPHPRDQNLRYIRKHGRKKWKRDSGYHRRSLAETTMFRFKKIFGATLCSRKFDNQAVELFIKCAALNRMIQLAKPLSSPVVR; encoded by the coding sequence AAGTAATTGAAGGATGGTTAAATCAAACATTAAGTGGCAAACGGGGAGCTTCCAAAGATTACAGTGATATAGCAATAGCGACATTTATCACGGTCAAAGCGGTATATCAGCAAGCAGGAAGACAAACGCAAGGACTGTTAGAGTCAATATTTGCCTTGATGGGAATAGATTTACCAGTACCAGACCACAGCACCGTGTCAAGACGGACAGCAAGTTTAAGTGTGACCTTACCAGTAATCCCGAAACAGGGAGCAGTGCATGTAGTAGTTGATTCGACAGGGATCAAAGTATACGGCGAAGGGGAATGGAAAACACGGCAGCATGGAATTAGTAAGAGACGGACATGGCGCAAATTACACCTAGGAGCCGATGAATCAACAGGAGAAATACTGGCTGCGGTCGTCACCACGAATGATTGCCACGATGGAGAAGTACTCGCCGATATTCTCGATGCGATTGATGCTGAAATTGCTCAAGTTTCCGCAGATGGAGCTTATGACCATCGTCATTGTTATGACGAGATTGCCCAACATGGTGCTAAAGCCGTGATTCCTCCGCGCAAAGATGCCAAAATCTGGCAGCATGGCAATACCAATGCTCCACCACATCCGCGTGACCAAAATCTCCGTTATATCCGTAAACATGGGCGTAAAAAATGGAAACGTGACTCAGGTTATCATCGGCGCTCTTTGGCAGAAACTACGATGTTTCGTTTCAAAAAAATCTTTGGTGCTACTTTATGTTCTCGTAAATTTGACAATCAGGCGGTTGAGTTGTTCATCAAATGTGCTGCTCTTAATCGCATGATTCAACTGGCTAAACCTCTCTCCTCTCCTGTTGTTCGTTAA